A window of Gossypium raimondii isolate GPD5lz chromosome 7, ASM2569854v1, whole genome shotgun sequence genomic DNA:
AAGGAAGTTTGGTTACATGTCATTCCTTTCGATAGGCAACACTATTTCTTCTCTGGATCCTTATAGGATTGGTTGACTTTTAATCTTAGCTCTCGTGTGTGACTGTCTGAACGAGGGGTAACATGGTCTTGTCTCTTTGGCCTAATTGCATGGCGTATTTGGAAAAACAAGAACCCTCTTCATCTTTTAAGACATCACTTGGACGACTATTGAGACTGTTAAGGTTTCCATTAGTTGGGCGCAACAATTTGATCTTAGACACAAAAGTAACCAACATTCCCCTCAATATTTTGATTCTTAGGCACCCATGGCCAATACGTGGGTTAATTTGTTCGCTGATGGTGCAATTGTTAATGGTGATGAAAGTGCTTCTATTGGGGGTGTTCTACGTGATCAACATGGGAATTGGATCTTGAGGTTTAATCATTTCTTGGGACAATGTTTAGTCTTTAAAGAGGAATTATGGGGAATCTTGGATGGTTTACTCGTGATGCTCAACAAAGGTTTTAAAAGGACCACGATTCAAACAGATAATCTAGAGGTTGCCAATGccttacaaaaaaaattgatgacAAATTATGGTATTATTGTGCTCAGGAGAGTTCGAAGACTTATGGAAACTGAAGGGCAATGGTGTATCAGATATGTCCCTAGAGATTTCAACAAAATTGTTGATTGTTTGGCGAAACTGAGTCTAGCAGAGAAATCAAGTCTTCATGTTTATGATAGTGCCCCCATTGAAGTCCTAGAGCTCTTTCAATAAGATTAGATTAATGatgcttttattcaattcaagtTGATGTAATTCTATTTCTATATATTCcatccaaaagaaaattaatataacaaaaaattgataaatactCTTTTTATTTGAAGGGAttcatatatacttttaaataatgatataattttatttattttaattcaattctggtttcattattatttgaatatttttggtttggtttaatTTGCATTTCATAAGCTGTAATCTGAAGCAAatcgaatttaatttttaacttataattaattttaatattatataatataaaataaattttttatatctaaattaGTGAAAATGCTTAAAATAccatatactttttaaaataaaaaaaattgacgaGCTCAATCGATCGAAATcgataaaatttggttttgcAATATTCAAATCAATAGATAAAGTTCTCTCAGACCCTTTACAAGTTGGTGTCGTGACATTCTTTTAATGCTTTGCAATTAATCTTTTAAGTTAATCTTCAAAGTTGCAACACTCTTTTGCCTGTGTTATGACTCTCTTATGGATTCCTTGACTCTCAGGGAAGTCAAGGGATGAGGTCGCCacattctcttttttttttatatcatgaCCTTTCGTGTTAGATCAATTCACTTCCATGGGAGTGTTTTATCTCTGATCTTAGAGATAAAACactaaacaaagaaattaaacttaatcaaaaaaaaaattactaaaatgtttCATGACCATAAGTCATTTGTTTGGTATAAATGATTTTATCATTATTGATTTGAGTAATGATCACTTTCATAACGAAAGATACACTGTGaccataagataaaatgaattaaattaaattaaaaaatttaacctaaaaatatcATGGATATCCTATGAGAGAAACACATATGACAAATTCATTGGATTAAAGCTTGAAAAAAGTAACTTTTGTAATGACatataatgaaaaaattcaGTCATGATACTTCTAGTGAATTGACTTAACAActaaataattatgtaattattaaacatagagtcaaaatttaattacatgtaattttaatcttaattatatatatagccTCACTCAAAAAGTATTTCATTATAATATCAACAATATTAGAGATGATTTAAGCTTAACCTCATTCATACTCGTTCCAGCCTTACTTCCATACAATTATAAAGATAAAACTCTGTAAGACTTTCTCTATTCAAAGTTTAGcacaaattgataaaatagttTGATTAAACATAAATAGCACTCAAATACGTTCTTCTAATGACTAGGTTTGTGCTCTCTAAAACTCATACATAAACAGTACATATAGACTTCAGATAAAAATCTGTCGCAAGTATCAACACCTATATCCAACAACACTGTCCTAAGTATCCAACACCTATATCCGACAACATGCATATGAGGATACGATACTCAAACCGGAGTCTCGGTAAGTCGATAACATAGATTTCAAGCAGTAGCTCAAACTTTACTTTCAAACACTAGAAGGTGAACTCTCACCTGTTACACATTTGCCATAAAGATTTAGAGGTAAACATAGAAAACTGCAACCTATTGATTCTAAAGAACATACAACTTCATCATTTACTTTCAAAGATTTCAAAACAATAATCAAataaccttttttcttttttgcttcgGATTATTTCTTACTTCAATAGCACGAACCATAAACAATAGTTCAATTTATTTACAAGTTTTCATTAAACACAGTTTACATTTACTTGCAATATAATCATGTACAAGAATGGAGTTCAGCATTGTATTTCACTTTTTTCACTTATCGAGGGCAAATATGTTCCTGTAGATAGCAAAAATCCAAATCAACCAGCCAAGAATTAATTAGCATACAATCATAAAAGCAAACACGTTATACAGCTTTGATACTCACATTTTGTATTTGAGGTATTGATCAACTGTGAGCGGTTTAGGGCCGCCAAACCagttaatcataaaaatgtcTTCAATTTCCAATTTGAATACCTGGAAATCGTGACCTTTAGGCCACCCTGTATGGTCCAAACAATGCAAACTTTGATCAGTAGAATATTACcaagtttttccatgtatttagAGGGTCAAATCCACTTATTGATATATGGATATTGGTGGATATGGATATTTGGGTTAAGAATTACCCTTCATTTCAGGATGCTTTGTGAACAGCGCAGTTCGAGCGAACTCTGCTTCTTTGGAGTTTGCTTCAAGTAGGACCAACTAAAACAAGACAAGACACAATTAAATTAGCTTAACAATCATTAAAAAGGTCATTTCGTTCTTCTTTacactctttctttttccttctaacAGTTCGAGTAGTAAAAAGGGTACAAGTTATCATCTTTATAGAAAAGACTTGGGAGTTTATTTATATCCACATACTATATGCAGCAAAATAAGCTCAATCGAGATAAAACAAAGCTGGATTTAGCAACATACCCTTCCCGTGAGTGTGATTTTTGCACACACAGGGCTTTCTGGGTCGGCATTGCTGCAAGTTCCAAGCGGATACTCACTGATTGCAAGTGAGGACCGATGGTCTTTTAATGCATTTCTTGCTGTTGGATCAAGGGTTGTCAAATAGAAATATGGGACACCAGTACCTTTTCCAGGTACCCCATCACTAAACGAAACGACATTCCTGCAGCAAATGTTAAAAGCTCTTGACATGTTCATACAAGTAGATTCAAATACTGTATGTTTATTACAAAAAACAGGGAACCTACTGTATAGTTGCGAGCGATGACATACAGGTAAATAACTATACATACATGTCCTAATTCCGGATTTAAAGCATTCTTATGCTTTCTCAATGATGCCGTGCTGGTGAATTGTATATGA
This region includes:
- the LOC105768420 gene encoding uncharacterized protein LOC105768420, with product MKTKVFYCCLVLFFLGFQGYVDARLLVESKPDRDDTAAYARWLVSQNSWGILTTLSIELEGSPFGNVVSFSDGVPGKGTGVPYFYLTTLDPTARNALKDHRSSLAISEYPLGTCSNADPESPVCAKITLTGRLVLLEANSKEAEFARTALFTKHPEMKGWPKGHDFQVFKLEIEDIFMINWFGGPKPLTVDQYLKYKMNIFALDK